The following are encoded in a window of Arvicanthis niloticus isolate mArvNil1 chromosome 1, mArvNil1.pat.X, whole genome shotgun sequence genomic DNA:
- the Ubtd1 gene encoding ubiquitin domain-containing protein 1 isoform X2, producing MTDGQLRSKRDEFWDTAPAFEGRKEIWDALKAAAYAAEANDHELAQAILDGASITLPHGTLCECYDELGNRYQLPIYCLSPPVNLLLEHTEEESLEPPEPIPSVRREFPLKVRLSTGKDVRLSASLPDTVGQLKRQLHSQEGIEPSWQRWFFSGKLLTDRTRLQETKIQKDFVIQVIINQPPPQD from the exons ATGACTGATGGGCAGCTGCGGAGCAAACGAGATGAGTTCTGGGATACAGCACCTGCCTTTGAGGGCCGCAAGGAGATCTGGGATGCCCTCAAGGCTGCCGCCTATGCTGCTGAAGCTAATGACCATGAGCTGGCTCAGGCCATCCTGGATGGAGCCAGCATCACCCTGCCTCATG GAACTCTTTGTGAGTGCTATGACGAGCTGGGTAATCGCTATCAACTGCCCATCTATTGCCTATCACCACCTGTGAACCTGCTGCTGGAGCACACGGAGGAGGAGAGCCTGGAGCCTCCTGAGCCTATCCCTAGTGTGCGCCGAGAATTCCCACTGAAAGTGCGCCTCTCCACAGGCAAGGACGTGAGGCTCAGTGCCAGCCTGCCTGACACAGTGGGGCAACTCAAGAGGCAGCTGCACAGCCAGGAGGGCATTGAGCCATCCTGGCAGAGATGGTTCTTCTCTGGGAAGCTGCTTACAGACCGCACAAGGCTCCAGGAAACCAAGATTCAAAAAGACTTTGTCATCCAGGTCATCATCAaccagcccccaccccaggacTGA
- the Ubtd1 gene encoding ubiquitin domain-containing protein 1 isoform X1, translating into MGNCVGRQRRERPAAPGHPRKRAGRNEPLKKERLKWKSDYPMTDGQLRSKRDEFWDTAPAFEGRKEIWDALKAAAYAAEANDHELAQAILDGASITLPHGTLCECYDELGNRYQLPIYCLSPPVNLLLEHTEEESLEPPEPIPSVRREFPLKVRLSTGKDVRLSASLPDTVGQLKRQLHSQEGIEPSWQRWFFSGKLLTDRTRLQETKIQKDFVIQVIINQPPPQD; encoded by the exons GTCGCAATGAGCCCTTGAAGAAGGAGCGACTCAAGTGGAAGAGTGACTATCCCATGACTGATGGGCAGCTGCGGAGCAAACGAGATGAGTTCTGGGATACAGCACCTGCCTTTGAGGGCCGCAAGGAGATCTGGGATGCCCTCAAGGCTGCCGCCTATGCTGCTGAAGCTAATGACCATGAGCTGGCTCAGGCCATCCTGGATGGAGCCAGCATCACCCTGCCTCATG GAACTCTTTGTGAGTGCTATGACGAGCTGGGTAATCGCTATCAACTGCCCATCTATTGCCTATCACCACCTGTGAACCTGCTGCTGGAGCACACGGAGGAGGAGAGCCTGGAGCCTCCTGAGCCTATCCCTAGTGTGCGCCGAGAATTCCCACTGAAAGTGCGCCTCTCCACAGGCAAGGACGTGAGGCTCAGTGCCAGCCTGCCTGACACAGTGGGGCAACTCAAGAGGCAGCTGCACAGCCAGGAGGGCATTGAGCCATCCTGGCAGAGATGGTTCTTCTCTGGGAAGCTGCTTACAGACCGCACAAGGCTCCAGGAAACCAAGATTCAAAAAGACTTTGTCATCCAGGTCATCATCAaccagcccccaccccaggacTGA